The DNA sequence TGACGGGCTTGGGCCCGGGAATTGGCGAAGCCCAGACGATAAACGACATTGTCGAGGCGACGTTCCAAGAGAGTTAACAGATTGGCGCCGGTGATGCCTTTCTGCCGGTCGGCGGCGGCAAAATAGCTGCGAAACTGTTTTTCCAACAGGCCATACATGCGCCGGACTTTCTGTTTTTCGCGCAACTGAATGCCGAAATCAGAGAATTTTGCCCGACCTTGCCCGTGTTGACCCGGTGGATAGCTATGGCGTTCAAAGGCGCACTTATCGGTGTAGCAGCGATCCCCTTTAAGAAATAATTTCATTCTTTCCCGCCGGCAGAGCCGACAGACTGATTCGCGATACCTGGCCAATTATCACCTCATCATCTAAAGGTTATTATTGTTATAAAACAGCAAAACAGACGAGACCCTCGTTTAAACTTGTACCCTCTGCTACCCTAAACCCGACGCCGCTTTGGCGGCCGGCAGCCATTATGGGGGATAGGGGTGACGTCCCTGATCAGATTGATGGTGAATCCGGCGACCTGAAGGGCTCGAATAGCCGCTTCCCGACC is a window from the Desulfobacca acetoxidans DSM 11109 genome containing:
- the rpsD gene encoding 30S ribosomal protein S4 encodes the protein MARYRESVCRLCRRERMKLFLKGDRCYTDKCAFERHSYPPGQHGQGRAKFSDFGIQLREKQKVRRMYGLLEKQFRSYFAAADRQKGITGANLLTLLERRLDNVVYRLGFANSRAQARQLVRHNHFLVNGKKINIPSYLVNVGDTIELKEKSRKILQIAEALGAVARRGIPQWLEVDTENFRGIIRLMPSREDVTMPIQEHLIVELYSK